Proteins encoded by one window of Dreissena polymorpha isolate Duluth1 chromosome 11, UMN_Dpol_1.0, whole genome shotgun sequence:
- the LOC127850276 gene encoding uncharacterized protein LOC127850276 isoform X9, producing the protein MGYLIHYLFIARFLLGGLHGEMVLDVPELREGIPGNITCSVNKVKRPAKIELSLGNKSLPEIRQENKYDEASGTYTSIKTVTEIDRSWNDKSFACLSYIQGPTNDSYAFHAFKNQTVVFKYPPSSMIMTSQETPINMLPWYPLTIICAAIDSNADCMIKWTSDLPDLHLISKTQEGHRDIVSTIQVNVSQGNSGHNISCHTECVDFVVHFIKVYTIDLPRQPAVRIIPTFIRGEDCDSLHTLECEVDFNPMSNISWIDINCGECILAKCENSDVCVLRINNHESTTEFKCLAVNVFGYDQEIFNVNLQSRKTAVCKGLKTTELPWLIYTLIGSGTLLFVWCCTLGCVIIVKYIRPQFQQKWSMDRTARDTLPMRSPRHQIVAPGGNIEIL; encoded by the exons GACTCCACGGCGAAATGGTACTGGACGTCCCAGAGTTACGAGAAGGAATTCCTGGAAATATCACGTGTTCCGTAAACAAGGTGAAACGTCCTGCAAAAATAGAACTATCACTGGGTAATAAATCACTCCCGGAAATAAGGCAGGAAAACAAATATGATGAGGCGTCTGGTACATATACCAGTATAAAAACAGTGACTGAAATCGACAGATCTTGGAATGACAAGTCGTTTGCATGTTTGTCTTATATTCAGGGACCCACCAATGATTCATATGCGTTCCACGCTTTCAAAAACCAAACGGTTGTATTCAAAT ATCCACCATCCAGCATGATTATGACCAGTCAAGAAACACCGATCAATATGCTGCCATGGTATCCGTTGACCATCATATGCGCAGCCATTGACAGTAACGCTGACTGTATGATCAAGTGGACTTCAGATCTTCCTGATCTACACCTGATCAGTAAAACACAAGAAGGACATCGAGATATCGTGTCGACTATACAGGTCAATGTGTCACAGGGCAATTCGGGTCACAACATTAGTTGTCATACAGAATGTGTGGACTTTGTGGTACATTTCATCAAGGTCTATACTATCGACCTACCAC GACAACCGGCAGTCCGCATAATTCCAACATTTATAAGAGGGGAAGATTGCGACAGTTTGCATACACTGGAATGTGAGGTTGACTTCAATCCGATGTCAAATATTTCATGGATAGATATCAACTGTGGAGAGTGCATCCTTGCCAAATGTGAAAACTCAGATGTGTGTGTTCTTCGCATCAACAATCACGAATCCACAACCGAATTTAAATGTCTGGCCGTGAATGTTTTTGGATATGATCAGGAAATCTTCAATGTCAACTTACAAAGTCGTAAAACAGCTGTATGCAAAG GTTTGAAGACCACGGAATTACCATGGCTTATCTACACATTGATTGGTTCGGGTACCTTGTTGTTCGTGTGGTGCTGCACTTTGGGGTGTGTCATCATTGTCAAAT ATATCAGACCACAGTTTCAACAGAAATGGTCGATGGATAG AACCGCGCGTGATACGTTACCTATGCGGTCACCCAGACATCAAATCGTCGCACCAGGTGGCAATATTGAGATTTTATAA